The genomic interval ATTATTTAGACCTGCAAAATAAGCTCTGGCTACAGGGCACAACTCCTAATGGTGTGTTTGGACTTAAGGCCAATGCTCCGCGAAAAGAAAATGATTCCATCATGTGGGAGTTGGCCCAGATTCCTGGCGCTGGGTCAACGACTCTTGCTCACTCTGAGATATGGGAAAATGCTTTTCCTCATGGAAAACACATATTTCTCACCCGGAGAAATAAAGTCAGGCAAGCGGTTTCCTGGTGGAAAGCGATTGTTACCCGGCAATGGCATCTGGTAAAAGGAGAGGAGAAACAACTGTTTAATGATAATCTCAGGGAACAATATAATTTCGAAGCAATCAGGCATCTGTTCATAGAAATTTCGCTCCGGGAAAGCAAAATTCAGGCATTTCTGGAAGATGGAAACATAGTGCCCCTCACCATCGTGTATGAAGATTTTATCAAAGAATATACACACACCATCCGCAAGGTGATTACTTTCCTGGGGATTACACAGGCAGAGTATCCTATTCACGAACCTTATTATGAGCCGCTTTCCGACGAGGTATCTGAGGAGTGGGTAGAACGGTTTAGAAAAGAACTACAAAAAGATTGGAAGAATGTGATCTGGTGAAAAGAATATTAACATCTGGATAGGTATATATATAAATATTTCTACAATTGATGCAAAATAAAAAAAGTATTCTATAAGTAATTTTATGTAGGATGAAAATAGTATATCCAAACAGTTTTGAAGTAGAAGCTCAGATATTAAATGGAAAGAAACTTAAACATATAATTCAGGGACACAACTATATCATAAAACCAGATTTGTATAAGGATTTAACAGGCCGTACCTATTTGCTTGATTCAAACCAGATTATTATTGAGTTTTATGACCGTCAAGGCATTATAGTGAATACCATTGCCGATTTTCAACAAATGAAATCAGTAAAGTTTATTAAAAATCAAGTTGGTTTTCTTCACCAGAGAATATCTTATTATTTCAAACTCGTCAGACAGGAGGCAGACCGTTTAATTAATGAATTGCAAGGACAACACTTAAAACAATATAAGTCTGAATTTGAGGGTTTTTATGCATTCAAAGTTTTTCATCTATATAACAATCAAGTAATTATCCTATATGAAGATGAAGCTTATCTGTATGAAGATATAGATGCATTAGCATTTGATAATGATTATGTGTTAAATATTCATTATCCAAAACGTGGCGAATCTGGAAGAGAAGATTTCATTAAAGGGAAGTTACCTACAGAATATAACATCAACGACTACTTTGTTTATCCAGAAGAAGCAGAGGAGATAATAAGAATGCATCAATTAGGTGTAGAGCTGTATGATATACAGTACCATTCCCATTTTACAAGTATTCTTTATAAATCTTCTTATGGGTATTATATATTAATGCAAGATTTTAACCAGTTAAATGTAGGTCGTACAGGCAAGATTGGTATTGGTGAGGTATATATTTTTATGACAAAGGAAGATTTTGATAAAGACTACCAGAATAAACTTAAATGGAGAAAAGAATTTGACTCAAATCCAGAATTAAGAAATGGAGTACATATCTACAAAAAACTTTCAGATAAGTATGGAAAATATTTTCCAAATCATACGTTTGAAGAAATTAAAAAATTACCTGTCCTATTAAACTTCGACCCAGAAAGACTTAATTTTTCAGAAGAGTGCTTGCAAATTTTGAGTGAATCAATTAAATGGAATTATGGAGGCGAAGAGTTTTTTCGATTACTTATCCATCCTATTTTGGCTTATATTGGTGAGTACAATAAAAAGAAAGGAAATGGTGACTGGAAAATGAAATTGGATCGTGAAGGAGAAGTTTGGGAACCACGGTTTATAGATTCTCGGGGAAATGAAGTTTTTGATATTTTTTATTTATGGAAGGATTTTCATGAGGCTGAATATGGAATCCCACGCGTTGAATATTATATCAGGTAGTATTATTACTGTCGTATACTAAAGCTACAAAAAGTTCTTATACATGATTAAAAATCACAAACTATATTTACTAGCAACCAGCAACAAATAACTATAACCAAAAGCAGTAGCTATGAACAAATTAATTGTGGTAACAGGCGGCACTAAAGGAATTGGCCGGGCAATAATTGAGACATTTGCCCGGAACGGCTTTGATGTAGTAACCTGTGCCCGTAATGCGCAGGATCTGCAGCAGCTACAGCGGGAAATCAAGCTAGCCTTTCCCTCCATACAGCTTTTTGCCCGGCAAGCCGATCTGTCAAAAAAAGAAGAGGTGAACCGTTTTGCCGGTTTTGTATTGGGGCTGCAACGAAATATAGATGTACTGGTAAATAATACCGGGTATTTTGTGCCGGGACAAATACACAATGAGCCGGAAGGTACACTGGAAAATATGATGGATACCAATCTGTATAGCGCCTATTATCTTACCAGGCATTTAATTTCAGGCATGATGGAAAGGAAGGATGGCTATGTGTTTAATATCTGTTCCATTGCCAGTATTATGGCTTATCCTAATGGAGGGGCCTATAGCATTACCAAATTCGCCCTTTATGGCCTCACCAAAGTATTGCGGGAAGAAATGAAACCTTTTGGTATCCGGGTCACAGCAGTACTTCCGGGAGCAACCCTTACTGCCAGCTGGGAAGGGGTAGATTTGCCAGCTGAACGCTTTATGAAGGCTGAAGACGTAGCTGAATCTATGTACAATGCCTTTGCCCTCTCCAGACAATCGGTTGTAGAAGAAATCCTCATCCGTCCGCAACTGGGAGACCTGTAGGGTAATACTGCGGAAATCTGGGGAATGAGAAGAGAAAACTGAACGAATACTTCTCTATTTCGGGTAGATTAGTTTTAATTATTATGGGTCAAACTTCCGGCAATAAGTTAACTACTGGCCAGTTATCCGGCCTGTTTTCGCTTACCGGCAAACGGTGAAAAGAACATGCCTTAAGTAACCCATCTCAAGGCTTTCCCTTTAAAATGTACGCCTACGCTTTCTGGCAGCGAGATTTTTTCTCCTCAATCATTGCAATGAATAAAGCAAAAACGTTCTGGCGTAATGCTTTCTGAAAACGCCTGTGGCAGGCGGCTAAAGAGAATACCATTAAAATTATCCTGCGAGGAACAGCAAGCAAATAGGATTCCAGCCAGCCTTTTCCTGCTGACAGGATATGTTTTTAATGTATTCATGACTAAATGCCAGTAATCATGCTTAGCCACAAAAAAGCGCAACCTGTTTATGGCTACGCTTATATAAAATGCTGAGAAAATTCCGGTTTAACCAGAGAATTTACTTCTTGTCTTTCTTCTTCTTATCTTTTCCTCCGCCAAACACTGAAAAGCGTATATAGCGTCCCGGGTTTGCCTTTACATCAATAAACAAACTATCCAGGTCCTCGGCAGCATTGTTAAGATTCGTATATAAAGAATCGTTTTTAGCCAATTTACCTAAAGTCCCCTGGCCTTCATTAATCTGATTCAAGGTCCGGTTGAGGCTGGCAATTGAAGCGTTGGCGTTATCTACCGCTTTGGCTAGTTGCATCCGCTGCAAGGTATCGGTAAAATTGTTCAGGTTGCGCATGATGGGTTTTATACCGGTACGGCTGTCATTGAGTGTAGTTGACAAGGTATTCAGATTGCTCATGATACCTTTAATGGCATCATCATTACTATCCAGTGTATTGTTCAGCGAAGAGGACGTTTTTTTCATGCTTAGTAAGGTGGCATCAATGGTTTGGGTAACCCCTTGGAATTGCTTCACCAGCTGGTTAATATTATGAATAGCAGAATCCAGATTTTGGGCAAGCGGAGTAGCTTTAGCCTGAATGATCTCAGCAATTCCCTGCTCTTTGGCACTCCGCAGTGTATCATCCGATTCTTTTACACGGGTAACTGGGCCTACAATCAGGTTAATATATTTACCTCCCAATACTCCACTGCTGGCAAGCATCGCTGTGGTAGAATCGCTCAGGGCTATCTTGCGGTCAATATCTAAAGTGACCAGCAGCTTGTTGTTCCGGTTTTGCAGAATGGTAATCTCTTTCACCCGTCCGACAGCTAGTCCGTTCAGCGTAACCGGATTGGAAACAGTGAGTCCATCTATATTATCATATACGGCATAATAACTGTTATTGGGGGAAAAAAAATCTACTCCTTTCAGGAAATTAAAACCCAGGTAGAGCACTATACCTGAAACGATGGCAAGCAGGCCTACTTTTACTTCTTTGGATATTTTCACACAAGTAAAATTTAATTATATAATTTGGTTATGCGGAATCCGGTTTTCCGGAGCCAGTTTAAACGGGAAATATACTTAATCGTTCATGGATTCAATGTCCTCCTTGTATTCACGGAAGGCTCTGAATATACCGGAAGCAATAAATTCCTGGTTGGCTACATTTGTTAGATAGCGTTCTTCCGTCTGGTTGGTCAGATAGCCGATTTCTACCAGCACACTGGGCATCGATGTTTTCCATAATACAATAAAACCGGCTTGTTTCACCCCACGGCTTTTACGGTTCACCCGTTTCTGGAACTGTGTTTCGATATGACTGGCCAGTAACAGGCTGTTTTCAATATAGGCACTCTGGTAGTTGGCAAGCAGGATGTGGGCCATAGGCGAATTAGGATCAAACCCCTCGTATTTCTCCTCATGGTCTTTTTCCTGCAAAATAACAGAATTCTCCCGTTTGGCTACATCCAGGTTATCTTCCGATTTATGCAAACCAAGTGTATAGGTTTCAGTGCCGTATATAGACGGATTTGAAATGGCATTGCAATGGATAGAAATGAACAAATCTGCATGGTTTTTATTGGCCAGGCCTGCCCGGTCGTGAAGTTCAATAAACTTATCGGTAGTACGGGTATAAATTACTTTCACTTCAGGCATAAATTTTTTAATGATTTTGCCTAATTGAAGCGCAACTTTTAGGGCAACATCTTTTTCCTTGGCAGATTTGCCATGCGTACCAGGATCATGACCTCCATGCCCGGCATCAATTACAATTGTTCGTACCTTGAATGGATTACGTGTCTCCAGGCTGGTGAAAGAACAAAGTATAATAAGTAAGGTAAGAGATAAACCTGCAAGAATATGTTTCACGGTACCTCCCAAGGTTAATAATGACAGGTTATTTGACGCAAAAATGTAAATTTTATTTGATTTTTCTGCTTTCCCTTGCATTTTTGACGTAAGAATACTACTTAAAGTACTATAAAAATTAAGGTTTAGGAGTGTTTATCCTCATTTTATAGGATTTTGTTATATTTTATTAACGTTTTCTAATCCCGGAAATTATATCTTCTCAATCTGGCTAAATTATATACTTCTTAAGTATTCGCCTGAGCCCTTTGTTGAAAAACGAGATTCATTTAGTAAATAATAAACTGCATTCATTATTACTATCCATCTTCTAGTGTTTTTCTTTATTGTTATTCATTAAATCTGTATTGGATAATACTACGTTAAAATCTTCGTCCAGCAACTTCACTACATCACCCTTCCTGGTACATCCCGGGCATAGGCTTTCATACAAGCCCATGGCTCTTTTATGGTCTGGGGCTTTAAAATAAGATTTTATGGTGCCTTGCTTGTCCTCCACCCGTACCAAGTAGAACATATAGAAATATTGAAGATCAATAATCCTTTACCTGTATTATACGCATAAGGTTTCAAAAGTTCTTTATCTGATGAGTAAACCAACAGGCAGGTCTATGATAATCAGCTAAATACTTTATGCTTTTAAAATTACAGAATTGAGCGGAAAAATAATGCTAATATTAAAAAAACCAGAATAAAGTTATAACAGGTAAGAAATTACGTATAAGACAAAGATTTCTGGTTCTTCAAACCTTCCTGATCAAAGCCTTGTTATTTTTGAATAGAAGGATTGCATGTAAGGCTGTTGAAACTTTTTCTGCCTGAAATTTTATAGAAAGTACCTACATTTGCTAAAAGCTCATTTTTATTGATCCTATGATACTTGTGCCAGACACTTCCCTGCAACTCAATACAAGATATTGTAATTCGCTTACCAGCTATTCCCGACGCAAAACCATAGACGTACAAATTGGGGATGTGCCTCTAGGTAGCAATTTTCCTATCCGGGTACAATCGATGACTACCATAGATACCATGGATACGCAAGGGTCGGTAGAGCAAAGCATCCGTATGATCGAGGCTGGTTGTGAATATGTACGGATTACGGCACCTAGCATGAAAGAAGCACAGAACCTGGAAAATATACGTAAAGAACTTCGCAAACGGGGATATAATACGCCACTGATCGCTGATATTCATTTTACCCCCAATGCAGCTGAACTGGCTGCCAGACTGGTGGAGAAAGTGCGTGTCAATCCGGGAAATTATGCCGATAAAAAGCGATTTGAAGTCATTGACTATACAGAATCCAGTTACCAGGCTGAACTGGAAAGAATTCGGGAACGCTTTATTCCGCTGGTGAAAATTTGTAAGGAATATGGAACAGCCATGCGTATCGGCACCAATCATGGTTCTTTATCCGACCGTATCTTGAGCCGCTATGGTGATACGCCTCTTGGTATGGTTGAATCTGCCCTGGAGTTTCTGCGAATTTGTGAAGATTTAAGCTACTACAATATTGTGCTTTCTATGAAAGCCAGCAATACGCAGGTAATGGTGCAAGCCTACCGCTTGCTGGTACAGAAACTCGATGAGGAAGGTTTTAAAGCCTATCCCTTACACCTGGGGGTTACTGAAGCAGGCGAAGCAGAGGATGGACGTATAAAATCGGCAGTGGGCATTGGTACTTTACTGGAAGATGGCTTAGGCGATACCGTACGGGTTTCATTAACGGAAGAGCCTGAATTGGAAGCCCCTGTCGCCCGTACCTTGATTGACAGGTATACCCACCGGGAGGCTCAACAAAAGCCTATTTTACCGATTGAGCATTCCCCTATTCATCCCTTTCAGTATTTCCGCAGAAAAACCCACGAAGTAGTAAATATAGGGGGGCATAATGTGCCGAGGGTAGTAGCCGATTATTCCAGAGTTGAGAATTTGCAAATAGAAGACCTGAAAGGAATCGGACATTTTTACCTGCCCCTTCCTGATAAGTGGAGAATGAATGACCTGGGGGCTGACTACATCTATACCGGCATCCATCCGGCTCCGTTTATGTTACCCAATGGTTTGAAAGAAATAGTGGATTATCCCATCTGGCAACAGACTGCTGATAAAGTGAATACTTTTCCGGTGTTAGAGAACTATGAATTTCTGGATGTAAATGAAAAACACTTAACGTTAAACTTTGTACGGGTTCAATTGCTATATATTACTGGCGATCAGAACTTGAATCAGTCTGATCCGGGATTGGTTTTGCTAACAGCTATCAAAGCAGACCCCACAGCGGTGCTATTGATAGAAACGGGAAATGCCCATGCGATGGCGGAACTGCGGCGTTTGTTTTTCCTGCTGATTACCCACCAGATCACAAATCCGGTTATTATTCTGCGGAGCTTTGATTTACTGCCAGACGACACCCTGCAATTATATGCGGCTACAGATTGCGGCGGTTTATTAATAGATGGCTTAGGGGATGGCATTATGCTGGGTGCAGATTATGTAGCTGAACTGGAAAAACCGAAATTATTAAAAGTATTGTCTAGCTATAACCAGACTGCTTTCGGTATACTACAGGCAGCCCGCACCAGAATGTCTAAAACGGAATACATTTCCTGTCCGTCGTGTGGCCGTACTTTATTTGATTTGCAGGAAACCACAGCCATGATCCGCAAGCGTACCGACCACCTGAAAGGAATTAAGATAGGTATTATGGGCTGTATTGTAAACGGTCCGGGCGAAATGGCAGATGCTGATTATGGCTATGTAGGTGTAGGCAAAGGAAAAATTGCGCTCTACCGGGGGCAAAACGTGATTAAAAAAGCTGTACCTGCCGAACATGCTGTAGACGAACTGATTGAACTCATCCGGGAAGACGGTAACTGGATCGAACCAGAAGCAGAAGGAATATAAGTTGATTGGTACCAGTTTTTATAGGATTTGAGGATTATTGTCTGGAAACTGGATTTGCTTAATTGATCGGATAAAAAAAACTCCTAAATCCAGGTTCCAGACTACTCATTTCTCAAACTTTTTACCGGATTGGCTATAGCAGCTTTCACCGACTGGTAACAAACCGTAATTCCGGCAATAACACAAGTGATCAGGATTGCCCACAGGAAAATATCTGCGCTCAGTTTGATGCCATAGGGATAATCTTCCAGCCATTGGTGCATAAAATATCCGGCCAGGGGTGCTGCGATCAGAAAAGCAATCAGCAGCAATCGGGCAAATTCTTTAGTAAACAATAATATGATCTGGCTGACTGATGCGCCCAATACTTTGCGGATGCCGATCTCTTTGGTTTTCTGAATAGCCATAAACGATACCAGTCCATATAAGCCCAGGCAACTGATGAATACGGCGATTCCGGCGAACACATTCGTTAAAGTAGCCATTACTTCTTCTGCCTGGTAATACCTGGCAATCGTTTCATCCAGAAAAGCATATTCAAATACCTGATTTGCGAATACCTGCGTCCAGGCGGATTCTATATTCCCGATCGCTTTTTGCAGGTTTTGTGTATGCAATTGAACACTGGCCAGAAGATAATCTCTGTTAACAGGTGCCAGTATCATGGGGTCTATTTCGTTGTGCAGCGAGTGTAAATGAAAGTCTTTCACCACACCAACAATAGGAAAACTCTTTTCCCAAATATGCAAAGGTTTGCCAATGATAGTTTCCGGATCAGTAATACCTAGTCTGTGCATCAGCGTTTCATTGATCACAACTTCCCGCATACTATCACTAGGTAGGTAATTGCGTCCGGCCACCAGCTGTAATCCATATAAATCCAGAAAATGATGATCGGCAGCTTTTACGTTCACCTGAAAACCTTCTTTTTCAGTACGGCTGTCAAAACGGATAAAATCATAATTATTATTGCCGTTAGATACCGGAGCTGTCAGGCTGAAACTGACTTTGGCGACCTCAGGTAATTGTAACAACTTGTTCCGGAAGGTTTGGAGTGTGGTTTTATCCCGGTCAAACAGGGTAATATTGAGAATGGCTTCTTTTTGAAAGCCAAGATCTGCATTTCTGAAATAATGCATCTGATAGGCAATCACCAGCATACCAATAATTAATGCCTGCGACAAGGTAAACTGCACAATGACCAGTCCCCGGCGTAAAGAAAGTCCACCTACCTGAGCGGCACTAATTCTGCCTTTTAAGGCAGTAACGGGCTTAAAGCCTGACAATATCAAAGACGGATATAACCCTGAAAAGAGTATAACCAATGCTGTGAGTGCCACCAGAAAAGTAAGTAAGTATCCATCCTGGAAGAAATCAACCTGTAATTGCGTATCCATCAGCGCATTCTGATAGGGCAAAGCAACCGAACTCAGCACGATAGATAACAGGATAGCCAGGAGGGTAAGAATAGCCGTTTCATTAATAAATTGCCAGAAAAGCTGTAGTCGGGTGCTTCCCAGTACTTTTCGCACACCCACTTCTTTTGCCCGCCGGATCGCCTGGGCAGTAGATAAATTAATAAAATTGATACAGGCAATAACGATAATGAACAGTCCGATCAACGCCATTACATACAGCGACTGTTTTTGCACTTCCCCATAATACTGCTGATTAAAATGAATATCAGATAAAGGTTGCAGCACATGTTTAAATACTTTTGCATCTTCTGCACTGTAGTATTTTTTGTGCAAATCTGGAAGTGCTTTGGTAAGCTGAGCAGCGTCGAATCCCTCTGAAAGCAGCACATAGCAAGTAGTAGCACTATTGATCCAGCCCCAGTTGCCTTTGTAATACTGCGGATTGATGTCTTTATGTGTGCTATAGGAAACAAACATATCATACTTCAGATCAGTATTGGCCGGAGAATCTTCCAGCAGGCCGGTTACTTTCAGGTTAATGCGGTTGTCGGCTTTCATAACCTTGCCTATTGGATTCTGGTCACCAAAGAATTTTTCTGCCGATCTTCTTGTAAGCACTACTGAGTTGGGTTCTGTAAGCGCAGTAACCGGATTTCCGGCGATCCATCGGTAATCAAACATATCGAAAAATGCCGGCTCTACCAGAGCAATTCCATTGTTTTGAAGGAAACGGTCTGGCGAATTTTTTCCCGGA from Rhodocytophaga rosea carries:
- the ispG gene encoding (E)-4-hydroxy-3-methylbut-2-enyl-diphosphate synthase, with translation MILVPDTSLQLNTRYCNSLTSYSRRKTIDVQIGDVPLGSNFPIRVQSMTTIDTMDTQGSVEQSIRMIEAGCEYVRITAPSMKEAQNLENIRKELRKRGYNTPLIADIHFTPNAAELAARLVEKVRVNPGNYADKKRFEVIDYTESSYQAELERIRERFIPLVKICKEYGTAMRIGTNHGSLSDRILSRYGDTPLGMVESALEFLRICEDLSYYNIVLSMKASNTQVMVQAYRLLVQKLDEEGFKAYPLHLGVTEAGEAEDGRIKSAVGIGTLLEDGLGDTVRVSLTEEPELEAPVARTLIDRYTHREAQQKPILPIEHSPIHPFQYFRRKTHEVVNIGGHNVPRVVADYSRVENLQIEDLKGIGHFYLPLPDKWRMNDLGADYIYTGIHPAPFMLPNGLKEIVDYPIWQQTADKVNTFPVLENYEFLDVNEKHLTLNFVRVQLLYITGDQNLNQSDPGLVLLTAIKADPTAVLLIETGNAHAMAELRRLFFLLITHQITNPVIILRSFDLLPDDTLQLYAATDCGGLLIDGLGDGIMLGADYVAELEKPKLLKVLSSYNQTAFGILQAARTRMSKTEYISCPSCGRTLFDLQETTAMIRKRTDHLKGIKIGIMGCIVNGPGEMADADYGYVGVGKGKIALYRGQNVIKKAVPAEHAVDELIELIREDGNWIEPEAEGI
- a CDS encoding Stf0 family sulfotransferase; protein product: MKPTISYTIWFSQRNGSTLLCEALKSTGIAGKPGEWVEIPPSNTLLEFYQANDYLDLQNKLWLQGTTPNGVFGLKANAPRKENDSIMWELAQIPGAGSTTLAHSEIWENAFPHGKHIFLTRRNKVRQAVSWWKAIVTRQWHLVKGEEKQLFNDNLREQYNFEAIRHLFIEISLRESKIQAFLEDGNIVPLTIVYEDFIKEYTHTIRKVITFLGITQAEYPIHEPYYEPLSDEVSEEWVERFRKELQKDWKNVIW
- a CDS encoding MlaD family protein is translated as MKISKEVKVGLLAIVSGIVLYLGFNFLKGVDFFSPNNSYYAVYDNIDGLTVSNPVTLNGLAVGRVKEITILQNRNNKLLVTLDIDRKIALSDSTTAMLASSGVLGGKYINLIVGPVTRVKESDDTLRSAKEQGIAEIIQAKATPLAQNLDSAIHNINQLVKQFQGVTQTIDATLLSMKKTSSSLNNTLDSNDDAIKGIMSNLNTLSTTLNDSRTGIKPIMRNLNNFTDTLQRMQLAKAVDNANASIASLNRTLNQINEGQGTLGKLAKNDSLYTNLNNAAEDLDSLFIDVKANPGRYIRFSVFGGGKDKKKKDKK
- a CDS encoding SDR family oxidoreductase, whose translation is MNKLIVVTGGTKGIGRAIIETFARNGFDVVTCARNAQDLQQLQREIKLAFPSIQLFARQADLSKKEEVNRFAGFVLGLQRNIDVLVNNTGYFVPGQIHNEPEGTLENMMDTNLYSAYYLTRHLISGMMERKDGYVFNICSIASIMAYPNGGAYSITKFALYGLTKVLREEMKPFGIRVTAVLPGATLTASWEGVDLPAERFMKAEDVAESMYNAFALSRQSVVEEILIRPQLGDL
- a CDS encoding ABC transporter permease, which encodes MLRNYLMIACRNLLRHKTHTILNVLGLALGVTCSLLIFLLVKFHLTADAHHSNASQIYRVVTEMHMPEGTTYSPGSPVPLGEALKNDFPQIKKVSMLVANYGFLLEINNPGKNSPDRFLQNNGIALVEPAFFDMFDYRWIAGNPVTALTEPNSVVLTRRSAEKFFGDQNPIGKVMKADNRINLKVTGLLEDSPANTDLKYDMFVSYSTHKDINPQYYKGNWGWINSATTCYVLLSEGFDAAQLTKALPDLHKKYYSAEDAKVFKHVLQPLSDIHFNQQYYGEVQKQSLYVMALIGLFIIVIACINFINLSTAQAIRRAKEVGVRKVLGSTRLQLFWQFINETAILTLLAILLSIVLSSVALPYQNALMDTQLQVDFFQDGYLLTFLVALTALVILFSGLYPSLILSGFKPVTALKGRISAAQVGGLSLRRGLVIVQFTLSQALIIGMLVIAYQMHYFRNADLGFQKEAILNITLFDRDKTTLQTFRNKLLQLPEVAKVSFSLTAPVSNGNNNYDFIRFDSRTEKEGFQVNVKAADHHFLDLYGLQLVAGRNYLPSDSMREVVINETLMHRLGITDPETIIGKPLHIWEKSFPIVGVVKDFHLHSLHNEIDPMILAPVNRDYLLASVQLHTQNLQKAIGNIESAWTQVFANQVFEYAFLDETIARYYQAEEVMATLTNVFAGIAVFISCLGLYGLVSFMAIQKTKEIGIRKVLGASVSQIILLFTKEFARLLLIAFLIAAPLAGYFMHQWLEDYPYGIKLSADIFLWAILITCVIAGITVCYQSVKAAIANPVKSLRNE
- a CDS encoding N-acetylmuramoyl-L-alanine amidase family protein — encoded protein: MKHILAGLSLTLLIILCSFTSLETRNPFKVRTIVIDAGHGGHDPGTHGKSAKEKDVALKVALQLGKIIKKFMPEVKVIYTRTTDKFIELHDRAGLANKNHADLFISIHCNAISNPSIYGTETYTLGLHKSEDNLDVAKRENSVILQEKDHEEKYEGFDPNSPMAHILLANYQSAYIENSLLLASHIETQFQKRVNRKSRGVKQAGFIVLWKTSMPSVLVEIGYLTNQTEERYLTNVANQEFIASGIFRAFREYKEDIESMND